DNA sequence from the Devosia lacusdianchii genome:
TGAAGCCGACGCAGCCCCCTCATCCGCCAGGATCAACCTGCGCGCGCCATGCTCCACCGGCCAGGAATCGAGCAGGCGTTCCAGCGTGATTTCGGGCGCCACGACCGGCACATTGAGCACCTCGCACTGTTCGGCCGCCTCGATTGCATTGGCTGCAAGCCGCTCATGCTTGAGACGATTGACCTGGGTAAAACGCGTGATGATCGGCTGGATCGTGCCTGCGCCCATCTCGGTGGCCTTCTGCACCACATAATCCAGCCGCTCGGTCTTGAGCGGCGCAAAGCCGTACCAGAGGTCGGAGCGCGGCGTCTGCGGCGCGATTTGCTCTATCAGATCGAGCACCACGGACTTCTTGGAATCGCTGGTGAGCCGGGTGAGCCATGCACCATCGCGCCCGTTGAACAGCACCACCTCATCGCCAACGGTCTTCCGCAGCACGGCCGCGAGATAAAGCGATTGCTCCTTGCCCAGCGTGATCCGGCCTCCGGTCGTAAGATCGGGTTCTACAAACAGGCGGGGCAGGGTGGCGTGGGTACGGGGCATGATCGGGGCACTTTCCCTTCTCCCCTTGCGGGAGAAGGTGCCCCGAAGGGGCGGATGAGGGGTTTCGGGCGCCACCATAAACGCTGTATGCGTGGAGAAAACCCCTCACCCGGATTTTCCGCTGAACGCAGAAAATCCACCCTCTCCCGCAAGGGGCGAGGGGAGTGCGGCGCGTGTGGAAAGGCAGCGATTCATGACCGACAATAACCCCGGGACTGTCGCCGATGCCCAATCGGGCAATTGGGTCGATCGCTATGCCCCCGGCTGGCTGAAACCCTATGCGCGCCTCGCGCGCTGGGATCGGCCGATCGGCATCTGGCTGCTGTTCTGGCCCTGTATCTGGGGTCTCGGACTGGCGGCCGTTTACAACCCGGCGCTCGGCTTCGACTGGTGGGGCGCGGTGCTGATGCTGATCGGCGCGGCGCTCATGCGCGGCGCCGGCTGCACCTTCAACGACATCGTCGATCGCGACATCGACATGAAAGT
Encoded proteins:
- a CDS encoding 16S rRNA (uracil(1498)-N(3))-methyltransferase yields the protein MPRTHATLPRLFVEPDLTTGGRITLGKEQSLYLAAVLRKTVGDEVVLFNGRDGAWLTRLTSDSKKSVVLDLIEQIAPQTPRSDLWYGFAPLKTERLDYVVQKATEMGAGTIQPIITRFTQVNRLKHERLAANAIEAAEQCEVLNVPVVAPEITLERLLDSWPVEHGARRLILADEGAASASPVEILNELKGKPVGILIGPEGGFSDDERAKLRALPFVVPVSLGPRILRADTAAVAALAIIQATIGDWR